One genomic region from uncultured Subdoligranulum sp. encodes:
- the fabF gene encoding beta-ketoacyl-ACP synthase II: MEKRRVVITGLGTVNPTGNTVADSWAAVRRGVCGVGPITHYDTTNSKVKLAAEVKDFDPTVRIDKREARKMARFTQFAVVAAAEAMEDSGLDLEHTDTSRFATIISSGIGGLPTIEEEHAKGEAKGFDRVSPFFVPMSIANMAAGQVSIRFGLKGMCTSPVTACAGGTNAIGDAFHRIRDGYEDLAICGGAESCISPLGVGGFTSMKALNTTEDPARASIPFDAERGGFVIGEGAGILVLEELEHALARGARIYAEVVGYGANCDAYHFTAPAPGGAGGAECMRLALRDADLAPEQIGYINAHGTSTHLNDACETAAIKSVFGDYAYQLRISSTKSMTGHLLGAAGGVEGVFTALALRDGYLPATIGLKVPDPECDLNYLPNEGVEAQVEYALSDSLGFGGHNACVIFKRWEG, from the coding sequence ATGGAAAAACGCAGAGTTGTGATTACCGGCCTTGGCACGGTCAACCCCACCGGCAATACGGTGGCGGACAGCTGGGCGGCGGTGCGCCGCGGTGTGTGCGGCGTCGGGCCCATTACCCATTACGATACCACCAACAGCAAGGTCAAGCTGGCGGCGGAGGTCAAGGACTTTGACCCCACCGTCCGGATCGACAAGCGGGAGGCCCGCAAGATGGCCCGCTTCACCCAGTTTGCGGTGGTGGCTGCCGCGGAGGCCATGGAGGATTCCGGCCTGGATCTGGAGCATACCGACACCAGCCGTTTTGCCACCATCATTTCCAGCGGCATCGGCGGCCTGCCCACCATCGAGGAGGAGCACGCCAAGGGGGAGGCCAAGGGCTTTGACCGTGTGAGCCCCTTCTTTGTGCCCATGTCCATCGCCAACATGGCGGCGGGCCAGGTGTCCATCCGCTTTGGTCTCAAGGGCATGTGCACCAGCCCGGTCACGGCCTGTGCCGGCGGTACCAACGCCATCGGTGATGCATTCCATCGCATCCGGGACGGCTATGAGGACCTGGCCATCTGCGGCGGTGCGGAGAGCTGCATCAGCCCTCTGGGCGTGGGCGGTTTCACCAGCATGAAGGCGCTCAACACCACCGAGGACCCCGCCCGTGCCTCCATTCCCTTTGACGCGGAACGCGGCGGCTTTGTCATCGGCGAAGGTGCCGGCATCCTGGTGCTGGAGGAACTGGAACACGCCCTGGCCCGCGGCGCCAGGATTTACGCTGAAGTGGTGGGCTATGGCGCCAACTGCGATGCCTATCACTTCACGGCGCCGGCACCGGGCGGCGCCGGCGGTGCCGAGTGCATGCGCCTGGCGCTGCGCGACGCTGACCTGGCCCCGGAGCAGATCGGATACATCAATGCCCACGGCACCAGCACCCACCTGAACGATGCCTGCGAGACGGCGGCCATCAAATCGGTGTTCGGCGACTACGCCTATCAGCTGCGCATCTCCAGCACCAAGTCGATGACCGGCCATCTGCTGGGCGCCGCCGGCGGCGTGGAGGGCGTCTTCACGGCGCTGGCCCTGCGGGACGGCTATCTGCCGGCTACCATCGGCCTGAAGGTGCCGGACCCTGAGTGCGACCTGAACTACCTGCCCAACGAGGGCGTGGAGGCTCAGGTAGAATACGCCCTGAGCGACAGTCTGGGCTTTGGCGGGCACAATGCCTGCGTGATTTTCAAGCGTTGGGAGGGCTAA
- a CDS encoding penicillin-binding transpeptidase domain-containing protein → MSNPVNRPNPHFRAQVLRRTLIAIAIFLIFFFGILIYQLYALQLRDAELYRTEAVTQQMQDTELPATRGSIYSANGKLLAKSNTVWNIIANPLQSQKNGATTAQLQQAAEEIATLLDDGTTADSIFSILTATNANGELYEYRVVAKGVEKPVADAILEYSMNYRTDPPAGEEQGYRIVVLSTEQASTRSYPYGAFLSSVLGFCNGDGSGAYGLEKSYDDVLSGTPGRSIAETNVSGEVLANAEAEVYPAIDGNNLNLTIDENVQAIVEEYLSEAMNTFSVHGRGSAIVMNVKTGAILAMASMEQFDPNDPYTIYDEKMQAILDKEELEDEDIDWLKSRLGEDEVADIIADGKISRETTTDEEGNTVSSEYTQLQGMMREAQWKNKNITELYMPGSVFKLITASAGLDSGIMTAGQTFYCSGELTVNAGSVWEHTYHCAENKAHGQLDMAGALNHSCNLWFIQAAQTLQPTVFYDYIQAFGFTQTTGIDLPNETRWTSVYDAEQMAQVDTNLYTAAFGQNEAITPMQMATAVAAVANGGYLVTPYVVDSITDKDGNVVQKTETNIRRQVISEEVSQQILAMMECSVDPNSQTSDGYHSNKNAYVAGYRIGGKSGTAERTDRELRYDGDYYKTMSFAAVLPVDDPEIEVFVVLDDPRWVRDYASEVVAPVVGNIISEVAPYLGIEQDPNYNPSGTVTVQTCLDYTWTTAQVTLNQLGLKHKLIGDNGTIVYQYPYGGSKVPVGSTVYLYTQSDQDAMTTVPDVVGKSGSFAEQMLRAANLNVQYEGDSGGKVTAQSVAANTSTAYGTIITLTMESSDTAQDTEPAAEESASAAESESTDAAQSDSQA, encoded by the coding sequence ATGTCCAATCCAGTCAACCGTCCCAATCCGCATTTCCGCGCCCAGGTACTGCGGCGCACTTTGATCGCCATTGCCATCTTCCTGATCTTTTTCTTCGGCATCCTGATTTACCAGCTGTATGCGCTGCAGCTGCGGGATGCAGAGCTGTACCGCACCGAGGCGGTGACCCAGCAGATGCAGGATACCGAGCTGCCGGCAACCCGCGGTTCCATCTACAGCGCCAACGGCAAACTGCTGGCCAAGAGCAACACGGTGTGGAATATCATTGCCAATCCGCTGCAGTCCCAGAAAAACGGTGCCACCACCGCCCAGCTGCAGCAGGCGGCCGAAGAGATCGCCACGCTGCTGGATGACGGCACGACAGCGGACAGCATCTTCAGCATCCTGACGGCCACCAATGCCAACGGAGAACTCTACGAGTACCGCGTGGTGGCGAAGGGCGTGGAAAAGCCGGTGGCGGATGCCATCCTGGAATACTCCATGAATTACCGCACCGACCCGCCGGCGGGGGAGGAGCAGGGCTACCGGATCGTGGTGCTCTCCACCGAACAGGCCTCCACCCGCAGCTATCCCTACGGGGCGTTTCTGTCCTCGGTGCTGGGCTTCTGCAACGGGGACGGTTCCGGTGCCTACGGACTGGAAAAGTCCTACGACGATGTGCTTTCCGGCACGCCGGGGCGCAGCATTGCCGAGACCAACGTCAGCGGGGAAGTGCTGGCCAATGCCGAGGCGGAAGTCTACCCGGCCATTGACGGCAACAACCTGAACCTGACCATCGACGAGAACGTGCAGGCCATTGTGGAGGAGTACCTGTCGGAGGCCATGAACACCTTCAGCGTCCACGGCCGGGGCAGTGCCATTGTGATGAACGTCAAGACGGGGGCCATCCTGGCCATGGCGTCGATGGAGCAGTTTGATCCCAACGACCCCTACACCATCTACGATGAGAAGATGCAGGCGATCCTCGACAAGGAAGAGCTGGAGGATGAGGACATCGACTGGCTCAAGAGCCGCCTGGGCGAGGATGAGGTGGCCGATATCATCGCGGACGGCAAGATCAGCCGGGAAACCACCACCGACGAGGAAGGCAACACGGTGAGCAGCGAATATACCCAGCTGCAGGGTATGATGCGTGAGGCCCAGTGGAAGAATAAGAACATTACCGAGCTGTATATGCCCGGTTCGGTATTCAAACTGATCACGGCCTCTGCGGGCCTGGATTCCGGCATCATGACGGCCGGACAGACCTTCTACTGCAGCGGCGAACTCACCGTCAATGCCGGTTCGGTATGGGAGCACACCTACCATTGCGCAGAGAACAAGGCCCACGGCCAGCTGGATATGGCGGGCGCCCTGAACCACAGCTGCAACCTGTGGTTCATCCAGGCGGCACAGACGCTGCAGCCCACCGTGTTCTATGACTATATCCAGGCCTTCGGCTTCACCCAGACCACCGGCATCGACCTGCCCAACGAGACCCGCTGGACCAGCGTCTACGATGCCGAGCAGATGGCCCAGGTGGACACCAACCTGTACACGGCGGCTTTCGGCCAGAATGAGGCCATTACCCCGATGCAGATGGCCACAGCGGTGGCGGCGGTGGCCAACGGCGGCTACCTGGTCACCCCCTATGTGGTGGATTCCATCACCGACAAGGATGGCAACGTGGTGCAGAAAACCGAGACCAACATCCGCCGTCAGGTGATTTCCGAGGAAGTCAGCCAGCAGATCCTGGCCATGATGGAGTGCAGCGTGGACCCCAACAGCCAGACTTCCGACGGATACCACTCCAACAAGAATGCCTACGTGGCGGGCTACCGCATCGGCGGCAAATCCGGTACGGCGGAACGTACCGACCGGGAGCTGCGCTACGACGGCGACTACTACAAGACCATGAGCTTTGCCGCGGTGCTGCCGGTGGATGATCCCGAAATCGAAGTGTTCGTGGTGCTGGACGATCCCCGCTGGGTGCGTGACTACGCCAGCGAAGTGGTGGCCCCGGTGGTGGGCAACATCATCAGTGAGGTGGCGCCCTATCTGGGCATCGAGCAGGACCCCAACTACAACCCCAGCGGTACCGTTACGGTGCAGACCTGTCTGGATTATACCTGGACCACGGCCCAGGTCACCCTCAATCAGCTGGGCCTCAAACATAAGCTGATCGGCGACAACGGCACCATTGTCTACCAGTATCCCTACGGCGGCAGCAAGGTGCCGGTGGGCTCCACCGTCTACCTGTATACCCAGAGCGACCAGGACGCCATGACCACTGTGCCGGACGTGGTGGGCAAGAGCGGCAGTTTCGCCGAGCAGATGCTCCGGGCAGCCAACCTGAATGTCCAGTACGAAGGGGACAGCGGCGGCAAGGTGACAGCACAAAGCGTGGCGGCCAATACCAGTACCGCCTACGGTACCATCATTACGCTGACAATGGAGTCCTCGGATACTGCCCAAGACACCGAGCCGGCGGCCGAAGAAAGCGCTTCGGCGGCGGAATCCGAATCCACGGATGCCGCCCAGAGCGACAGCCAGGCGTGA
- the fabG gene encoding 3-oxoacyl-[acyl-carrier-protein] reductase, producing MSEEQGMRRAALVTGGGRGIGRAICLALAKAGFDVCVNYASSSAAAEQTAADCRALGVQAITQQADVTDPAQCQSLVEGAAQTFGRLDVLVNNAGVTADKLILRMKEEDFDKVINANLKGAFFCSKTACKLMMRQRYGRIINLSSVVGLHGNAGQSNYAASKAGLIGLTKSLAKEFAARGVTVNAVAPGFIDTDMTAAMSDAAKTAALGAVPAGRIGRAEEVAQAVAFLASEEASYITGQVLCVDGGMGM from the coding sequence ATGAGCGAGGAACAGGGAATGCGCCGCGCGGCGCTGGTCACCGGCGGCGGCCGCGGCATCGGCCGGGCCATCTGCCTGGCGCTGGCCAAGGCAGGCTTTGATGTCTGTGTCAACTATGCGTCCAGCTCGGCTGCGGCGGAACAGACGGCCGCCGATTGCCGGGCACTGGGCGTGCAGGCCATTACGCAGCAGGCGGATGTGACCGATCCCGCCCAGTGCCAGAGCCTGGTGGAGGGCGCGGCCCAGACCTTCGGGCGTCTGGACGTGCTGGTCAACAACGCTGGCGTCACAGCCGACAAGCTGATCCTGCGCATGAAGGAAGAAGACTTCGACAAAGTCATCAATGCCAACCTCAAGGGGGCGTTCTTCTGCAGCAAGACCGCCTGCAAACTGATGATGCGCCAGCGGTATGGCCGGATCATCAACCTCAGCAGCGTGGTGGGCCTGCACGGCAACGCCGGGCAGAGCAACTACGCCGCCAGCAAGGCGGGACTGATCGGCCTGACCAAGAGCCTGGCCAAGGAGTTCGCGGCCCGGGGTGTGACCGTCAACGCGGTGGCGCCCGGTTTTATCGATACGGATATGACCGCCGCCATGTCCGACGCGGCCAAAACGGCGGCGCTCGGCGCTGTCCCGGCAGGTCGCATCGGCCGCGCCGAGGAAGTGGCCCAGGCGGTGGCCTTCCTGGCCAGCGAAGAGGCCTCCTACATCACCGGCCAGGTGCTGTGTGTGGACGGCGGTATGGGCATGTAA
- a CDS encoding MarR family winged helix-turn-helix transcriptional regulator: MLDQAFEQVYTKFKLHFYRQVFSKFENREATLTTVESFCMEVIMALGHPTIAEFSNMMNLSTPNAAYKINNLVKKGYVEKVRSTTDKREYHLYPTRKYVDYYNISYAYLQRVVDRAKQRFAPEELQKLEEMLRVVSEELMPEIQLPKAGPAAAESMP; the protein is encoded by the coding sequence ATGTTGGATCAGGCGTTTGAGCAAGTGTATACCAAGTTTAAACTGCACTTTTACCGGCAGGTATTCAGCAAGTTTGAAAATCGGGAGGCAACGCTGACGACGGTGGAATCCTTCTGCATGGAAGTCATCATGGCCCTGGGACATCCCACCATTGCGGAGTTCTCCAACATGATGAATCTGTCCACTCCCAACGCCGCCTACAAGATCAACAATCTTGTGAAGAAGGGATATGTGGAAAAGGTGCGCTCCACCACCGACAAGCGGGAATACCACCTGTATCCCACCCGGAAGTATGTCGATTACTACAACATCAGTTATGCCTACCTGCAGCGGGTCGTGGACCGGGCCAAACAGCGTTTTGCCCCGGAGGAGCTGCAGAAGCTGGAGGAGATGCTGCGGGTCGTGTCGGAAGAACTCATGCCGGAGATCCAGCTGCCGAAGGCGGGACCGGCCGCAGCGGAATCGATGCCCTGA
- the fabD gene encoding ACP S-malonyltransferase, producing MKLAFLYAGQGSQHAGMGADLYEASPVFRKVFDEADSVLDFDLKTTCFEDPQGVINLTRYTQPCMVAFAAGVTAMLADAGIRPDYAAGLSLGEYSALECADVLDAKSAVELVAFRGQAMAKASEGLDCGMTAVLMLDRDKLQACCEEASSLGVVQICNYNCPGQLVIGGEKAAVDRAAELAKEAGAKRCLPLKVSGPFHTILMHPAAVALAERFQTVKFAPMRMPVLFNCLGHEKAPADSIADLLVRQVQSSVYLEDTIRRLADLGVDTVVEIGPGHTISGFVKKTVGSTIRCLNIETAADFEKAVAELKEVQA from the coding sequence ATGAAACTCGCATTTTTGTATGCCGGCCAGGGCAGCCAGCACGCCGGGATGGGCGCCGATCTGTACGAGGCGTCGCCGGTTTTCCGCAAAGTCTTTGATGAGGCTGACTCGGTACTGGATTTTGATCTCAAGACCACCTGCTTCGAGGATCCCCAGGGGGTCATCAACCTGACCCGTTACACCCAGCCCTGCATGGTGGCCTTCGCCGCCGGTGTGACGGCCATGCTGGCGGATGCCGGCATCCGCCCCGACTACGCGGCGGGCCTTTCATTGGGCGAGTACTCGGCGCTGGAATGTGCCGATGTGCTGGACGCCAAGAGTGCTGTGGAGCTGGTGGCCTTCCGCGGCCAGGCCATGGCCAAGGCGTCCGAGGGCCTGGACTGCGGCATGACCGCCGTCCTGATGCTGGACCGCGACAAGCTGCAGGCCTGCTGTGAGGAGGCTTCCTCCCTGGGCGTGGTGCAGATCTGCAACTACAACTGCCCCGGCCAGCTGGTTATCGGCGGGGAAAAGGCTGCCGTGGACCGCGCTGCCGAACTGGCCAAGGAGGCGGGCGCCAAGCGCTGCCTGCCCCTGAAAGTCAGCGGCCCCTTCCACACCATTCTCATGCATCCGGCCGCCGTGGCGCTGGCCGAGCGGTTCCAGACCGTGAAGTTTGCGCCCATGCGCATGCCGGTGCTCTTCAACTGCCTGGGCCATGAAAAGGCTCCCGCGGATTCCATTGCCGATCTGCTGGTGCGGCAGGTCCAGAGCAGTGTGTATCTGGAGGACACCATCCGCCGTCTGGCGGACCTGGGTGTGGACACCGTGGTGGAAATCGGACCCGGCCATACCATCAGCGGGTTCGTGAAGAAGACGGTGGGCAGTACCATCCGCTGCCTGAACATTGAGACGGCTGCCGACTTTGAAAAGGCTGTGGCAGAACTGAAGGAGGTCCAGGCATGA
- the mraZ gene encoding division/cell wall cluster transcriptional repressor MraZ: MLVGQYDYAIDAKGRLNFPARFRDAMGETFIVTRWLDHCLAAFPTEEFEKVAAKIEEKGLVKGRKVSRMLYASAVEVTPDKQGRIQLPAKLREYAGLDHDVTIIGNRSFAEIWDTAAWNGDQATSDEDFTAAMEELDF, translated from the coding sequence ATGCTCGTAGGGCAGTACGATTACGCCATCGACGCCAAGGGTCGGCTGAATTTCCCCGCCCGGTTCCGGGATGCCATGGGGGAGACCTTCATCGTCACCCGCTGGCTGGATCATTGCCTGGCCGCTTTCCCCACCGAAGAATTTGAAAAAGTCGCCGCCAAGATCGAGGAAAAGGGTCTGGTCAAGGGCCGCAAGGTCAGCCGGATGCTCTACGCCTCGGCGGTGGAAGTGACCCCGGACAAGCAGGGGCGGATCCAGCTGCCCGCCAAGCTGCGGGAGTATGCGGGCCTCGATCACGATGTGACGATCATCGGCAACCGCAGCTTTGCGGAGATCTGGGATACCGCCGCCTGGAACGGCGATCAGGCCACCAGCGATGAGGACTTCACCGCTGCGATGGAGGAACTGGACTTTTAA
- the rsmH gene encoding 16S rRNA (cytosine(1402)-N(4))-methyltransferase RsmH, protein MEFSHIPVLLQPCLDGLAIDPTGIYLDGTAGGAGHSMQIAKRLTTGRLISLDQDPDAVAVATERLKGLPAQVVQANFRDAARVLADLSIPAVNGALLDLGVSSHQLDDAARGFSYHADAPLDMRMSQQGPTAADLVNTLDREELTRILRDYGEEPYAWQIAGRIVTARAEQPITTTLQLAELVASAVPPAERRKAKNPARRTFQAIRIAVNSELDALNEGLDAIFGCLAPGGRLCVITFHSLEDRLVKNKFRRWAQRCTCPPEQPICTCGGVPKAKLITRKPIEADAEELEHNRRARSAKLRVLEKV, encoded by the coding sequence ATGGAATTTTCTCACATACCCGTGCTGCTGCAGCCCTGCCTGGATGGGCTGGCCATTGATCCCACCGGAATTTATCTGGACGGAACTGCCGGCGGGGCAGGGCACAGTATGCAGATTGCAAAACGTCTGACCACCGGGCGCCTGATTTCACTGGACCAGGACCCGGATGCGGTGGCAGTTGCCACCGAAAGGCTCAAGGGCCTGCCCGCCCAGGTGGTACAGGCGAACTTCCGCGATGCGGCGCGTGTGCTCGCGGACCTTTCCATCCCGGCGGTCAACGGGGCCTTGCTGGATCTTGGCGTATCCAGCCATCAGCTGGACGATGCGGCGCGCGGTTTCTCCTACCACGCCGATGCGCCGCTGGACATGCGTATGAGCCAGCAGGGCCCCACCGCCGCAGACCTTGTCAACACCCTGGACCGTGAAGAACTGACGCGCATCCTGCGCGACTATGGCGAGGAACCCTATGCCTGGCAGATTGCCGGCAGGATTGTCACCGCCCGGGCGGAGCAGCCCATCACCACCACCCTGCAGCTGGCGGAACTGGTGGCCTCGGCGGTGCCCCCGGCGGAGCGCCGTAAGGCAAAAAATCCCGCCCGCCGCACCTTCCAGGCCATCCGCATTGCGGTGAACTCGGAGCTGGACGCCCTCAACGAGGGGCTGGATGCCATTTTCGGCTGTCTGGCGCCCGGCGGCCGGCTCTGCGTGATCACCTTCCACAGCCTGGAGGACCGGCTGGTCAAGAACAAATTCCGCCGCTGGGCACAGCGGTGCACCTGCCCGCCGGAACAGCCAATCTGCACCTGCGGCGGCGTTCCCAAAGCGAAACTGATTACCCGAAAACCCATTGAAGCGGACGCGGAAGAGCTGGAGCACAACCGCAGAGCCCGCTCGGCCAAACTGAGAGTGTTGGAGAAAGTATAA
- a CDS encoding ATPase, translating into MNVEELLDLMEETLEAGTAVPFAAGKRVVDVDRMRDIIDEVRNNLPDEVRESKKIVNEREQILKNAHVEAEGVIQQAEERARAMVSEQEIVKRSQQRVVEILTAAQTQNKEIKRQTSLYCEEVLKQSEEALVKSLSSVKNARMNLRSMPTRPQRGTKK; encoded by the coding sequence ATGAACGTAGAGGAATTGCTGGATTTGATGGAAGAAACGCTGGAAGCGGGCACGGCTGTTCCGTTTGCGGCGGGCAAGCGTGTGGTGGATGTGGACCGCATGCGGGATATCATTGATGAAGTGCGCAACAATCTGCCCGACGAAGTGCGGGAGAGCAAGAAGATCGTCAACGAGCGCGAGCAGATCCTGAAGAACGCCCATGTGGAGGCGGAAGGGGTCATTCAGCAGGCGGAAGAGCGCGCCCGCGCCATGGTCAGCGAACAGGAGATCGTCAAGCGCAGCCAGCAGCGTGTGGTGGAGATTCTGACCGCGGCCCAGACGCAGAACAAGGAGATCAAACGTCAGACTTCGCTGTACTGTGAGGAGGTCCTGAAGCAGTCCGAGGAGGCTCTGGTGAAGAGCCTTTCCAGCGTGAAGAACGCCCGGATGAATCTGCGCAGTATGCCCACCCGTCCGCAGCGCGGCACGAAAAAGTAA
- the rsmD gene encoding 16S rRNA (guanine(966)-N(2))-methyltransferase RsmD → MMRVIAGTARGKNLQALPGEDVTRPTINRVKEAMFSSVQFLVPGARVLDLFAGSGQLGIEALSRGARSCIFLDRSPEALAIVTANCKTAGVDRQSDIRHGEALGFLANIRGPFDLVLLDPPFRQDLVGQVLPALQDKLAAGGVILAETEREAELPERVGTLVRTKQYYYGKIMVSRYEREEQA, encoded by the coding sequence ATGATGCGCGTCATTGCCGGAACCGCACGCGGTAAAAATTTGCAGGCTCTTCCGGGGGAGGACGTTACCCGTCCCACCATCAACCGGGTCAAGGAGGCCATGTTTTCCAGTGTACAGTTTCTGGTGCCGGGGGCACGGGTGCTGGATCTCTTTGCAGGCAGTGGCCAGCTGGGGATTGAGGCACTGTCCCGCGGGGCCAGGAGCTGTATCTTCCTGGACCGTTCCCCCGAGGCCCTGGCAATCGTCACGGCCAACTGCAAGACGGCCGGGGTGGACCGGCAGAGCGATATCCGCCACGGGGAGGCGCTGGGTTTCCTGGCCAACATCCGGGGGCCCTTTGACCTGGTACTGCTGGACCCGCCTTTCCGGCAGGACCTCGTCGGCCAGGTGCTGCCTGCCCTGCAGGACAAGCTGGCGGCCGGCGGGGTGATCCTGGCGGAAACCGAGCGCGAGGCGGAACTGCCCGAACGGGTGGGAACGCTGGTCCGCACCAAACAGTATTATTACGGCAAGATTATGGTCAGCCGGTACGAGAGAGAGGAACAGGCATGA
- a CDS encoding nitronate monooxygenase, translating to MKLLNEILGTRYPLIQGGMANIATGEFAAACANAGALGLIGSGGMNTDSLRENIRRAKQLTDKPFGVNIMLMHPQADAFAQIVVEEGVRFVTTGAGNPGKYMESWKKAGITVIPVVAAAVLAKHLVKCGADAVIAEGTESGGHVGEMATMALVPQVVDAVDVPVIAAGGIADGRQLAAAFALGACGAQIGTCLLVSEECPIHPNYKAALIKAKDSDTIVTGRIGGTPVRVLKNRMSREYVRQEKAGADKMELEKYTLGSLRRAVFDGDTETGSLMAGQVAGMLKGVRPVADILDEMMTDCRTRLQEMGQMKV from the coding sequence ATGAAACTGCTGAACGAGATTCTCGGTACCCGGTATCCTCTGATTCAGGGCGGCATGGCCAACATTGCCACCGGCGAATTTGCCGCCGCCTGCGCCAACGCCGGCGCGTTGGGTCTGATCGGTTCGGGCGGTATGAATACCGATTCGCTGCGGGAGAATATCCGCCGCGCCAAACAACTCACCGACAAGCCGTTCGGCGTCAACATCATGCTGATGCATCCCCAGGCGGATGCGTTTGCCCAGATCGTGGTGGAGGAAGGCGTCCGCTTTGTCACCACCGGCGCGGGCAACCCCGGCAAGTACATGGAGAGCTGGAAAAAGGCCGGCATCACGGTGATTCCTGTGGTGGCGGCTGCGGTGCTGGCCAAGCATCTGGTCAAATGCGGCGCGGATGCCGTGATCGCGGAGGGTACCGAGAGCGGTGGCCATGTGGGCGAGATGGCCACCATGGCGCTGGTGCCCCAGGTGGTGGATGCCGTGGATGTGCCCGTCATTGCGGCGGGCGGCATCGCCGACGGCCGTCAGCTGGCGGCAGCCTTTGCGCTGGGCGCCTGCGGTGCCCAGATCGGCACCTGCCTGCTGGTCTCGGAGGAATGCCCCATTCATCCTAACTACAAGGCGGCACTGATCAAGGCGAAGGACAGCGACACCATCGTCACCGGCCGCATCGGCGGCACCCCGGTCCGGGTGCTGAAAAACCGGATGAGCCGGGAGTATGTCCGCCAGGAAAAGGCCGGTGCCGACAAGATGGAACTGGAAAAGTACACGCTGGGCAGCCTGCGCCGCGCCGTGTTTGACGGCGATACCGAGACGGGCAGCCTGATGGCCGGTCAGGTGGCCGGCATGCTCAAGGGCGTGCGCCCCGTGGCTGACATTCTCGACGAGATGATGACCGACTGCCGTACCCGTCTGCAAGAGATGGGCCAGATGAAGGTATAA
- the fabZ gene encoding 3-hydroxyacyl-ACP dehydratase FabZ, producing the protein MAIVANDPPRTLNAVQIAEILPHRYPFALVDRITDYTPGQWARGIKCVSMNEPFFQGHFPGQPVMPGVLILEALAQCGAVAALSEEGAKGKLALFGGVKNARFRRQVVPGDVLTLECELVERHGPLGIGKATAWVDGVRAVNAELTFAIVDRESSQG; encoded by the coding sequence ATGGCGATTGTGGCCAATGACCCGCCGCGGACCCTGAACGCGGTGCAGATTGCGGAGATCCTGCCCCACCGGTACCCCTTTGCGCTGGTGGACCGGATCACCGACTATACGCCCGGCCAGTGGGCGCGGGGCATCAAGTGCGTCAGCATGAATGAACCCTTCTTCCAGGGCCATTTCCCCGGCCAGCCGGTGATGCCCGGTGTGCTGATTCTCGAAGCACTGGCCCAGTGCGGCGCCGTGGCGGCCCTCAGTGAAGAGGGCGCCAAGGGCAAACTGGCCCTGTTCGGCGGTGTCAAGAATGCCCGGTTCCGCCGTCAGGTGGTTCCCGGGGATGTGCTCACGCTGGAGTGCGAGCTGGTGGAGCGGCACGGCCCGCTGGGCATCGGCAAGGCGACGGCCTGGGTGGACGGCGTGCGGGCCGTCAACGCCGAGCTGACTTTTGCCATTGTGGATCGGGAGTCTTCGCAGGGATGA